One Cellulomonas sp. NS3 genomic region harbors:
- a CDS encoding XRE family transcriptional regulator — protein MANERLRSAISGSGMTLAALSERIEVDPKTVERWVSTDRVPHRTNRQALCAALGRDEAFLWPAAVSEARAQSASQAEFVAMHPNRGSVPAGTWQSLLEGATESIDLLAFAASFFHDTIADFDDVLRRKARQGVRVRLLFGDPDGRAVRIRGEEEDIGDSLAARCSLTWKYLRPCIDMQGIEARMHDTTLYSSIFRFDEDLFANTHAYGAPANHSPVLHLHRVTGGRLFPHFMGAFERVWDSATLVQKDAAA, from the coding sequence ATGGCGAACGAGAGGCTGCGTTCAGCGATCTCCGGGTCGGGGATGACGCTGGCAGCGCTAAGTGAGCGGATCGAAGTCGATCCCAAGACGGTCGAGCGCTGGGTCTCGACTGACCGTGTCCCGCACCGAACGAACCGCCAAGCGCTGTGCGCTGCGCTCGGCCGAGATGAGGCATTCCTTTGGCCGGCCGCTGTCTCGGAGGCTCGCGCGCAGTCAGCCAGTCAGGCGGAGTTCGTCGCCATGCACCCCAACCGCGGCTCCGTCCCCGCAGGCACCTGGCAGTCCTTGCTCGAGGGGGCCACCGAGTCGATCGACCTTCTGGCCTTCGCGGCCAGCTTCTTCCACGACACCATCGCGGACTTCGACGACGTCTTGCGGAGGAAGGCGCGTCAGGGCGTTCGGGTCCGACTCCTCTTCGGTGACCCCGACGGTCGCGCTGTCCGCATCCGTGGCGAGGAAGAGGACATCGGCGACTCGCTAGCCGCCCGGTGCTCGCTGACCTGGAAGTACCTCAGGCCGTGCATCGACATGCAGGGGATAGAGGCGCGCATGCACGACACGACCCTCTACTCCTCGATCTTCCGCTTCGACGAGGACCTGTTCGCGAACACCCACGCCTACGGTGCACCCGCGAACCACTCCCCTGTGCTGCACCTGCACCGGGTCACCGGTGGGCGGCTCTTCCCCCACTTCATGGGCGCGTTCGAGCGAGTGTGGGACTCGGCCACCCTCGTGCAGAAGGACGCCGCAGCCTAG
- a CDS encoding plasmid replication, integration and excision activator yields MALARRFKVPHHDVFPFGAYLVSEVTPVYDFEKSTREVKVQDHDKETGLPLWQVDVLDADPEAARKSKTVTIKIAAKVQPVPPPNDSSSPFTAVVFEGLTATPWVDSTRCTGPEPGKSHRCRAQSAWSFRAEGIAPSKRAGSTASASTAA; encoded by the coding sequence ATGGCACTCGCGCGGCGGTTCAAGGTCCCGCACCACGACGTCTTCCCGTTCGGGGCGTACCTCGTCTCCGAGGTGACGCCCGTGTACGACTTCGAGAAGTCGACGCGGGAGGTGAAGGTGCAGGACCACGACAAGGAGACCGGTCTGCCGCTGTGGCAGGTTGACGTCCTTGACGCCGACCCGGAGGCGGCCCGGAAGTCCAAGACGGTCACGATCAAGATCGCGGCGAAGGTGCAGCCAGTGCCCCCGCCGAACGACAGCTCGTCGCCGTTCACGGCCGTGGTGTTCGAAGGGCTGACGGCGACGCCGTGGGTGGACTCCACGCGGTGCACGGGGCCGGAGCCGGGCAAGTCGCACCGGTGTCGGGCGCAGTCGGCGTGGTCGTTCCGCGCCGAGGGCATCGCTCCGAGCAAGCGAGCCGGCAGCACCGCCTCGGCGAGCACCGCGGCGTGA
- a CDS encoding FtsK/SpoIIIE domain-containing protein: protein MSFVLLVLLVIGPAVAALLCRWLWRRGVRVLGWIVRRPTLLVALAAVLWLTWQTADRGPVFAVAIALGVIGVLVALRVLFPSWFAAGVQSRTAGWWREVRVYRGAWQSAMVTTGLALREGRELHLPRLIEVRTHGGIDLVRVRMLPGQVLEDWAQCAPRLAQTFGTQECRVRTVARRKHDLDLWFLVTDPLAVDVPPFDVDTTDARALPVGVREDGRRYDLSLLGTHVLVVGATGAGKGSVLWSIVAALGPALRDRTAQVWALDPKGGMELGGGRLLFERFVYGDPEDEAVYELDFARTLEDAVEMMRRRQSQLRGVARLHTPSPDEPLIVILVDELASLTAYVTDRDAKRRIGSALALLLSQGRAVGISVVAAVQDPRKEVVIVRDLFPTRIALRLSEAEQVSLVLGAGARDRGARCDEVPESLPGIAYVGIDGVAEPVRVRFSHITDADITGLVTRFRTVAAASPVVEEGAA from the coding sequence ATGAGCTTCGTGCTGCTCGTCCTCCTGGTGATCGGTCCCGCGGTGGCGGCGCTGCTGTGCCGGTGGCTGTGGCGCCGCGGTGTGCGCGTGCTCGGCTGGATAGTGCGCCGTCCGACGCTGCTCGTCGCCCTGGCGGCGGTGCTGTGGCTCACGTGGCAGACCGCCGACCGCGGGCCGGTGTTCGCCGTCGCCATCGCACTCGGAGTGATCGGGGTGCTGGTCGCGCTCCGGGTGCTGTTCCCGTCGTGGTTCGCCGCTGGTGTCCAGTCGCGGACGGCTGGGTGGTGGCGCGAGGTGCGGGTGTATCGGGGTGCGTGGCAGTCGGCGATGGTCACGACGGGGCTGGCGCTCCGCGAGGGTCGCGAGCTCCACCTGCCGCGCCTGATCGAGGTGCGCACCCATGGTGGGATCGACCTCGTGCGGGTGCGGATGCTCCCGGGCCAGGTCCTGGAGGACTGGGCGCAGTGCGCACCGCGGCTGGCCCAGACCTTCGGGACCCAGGAGTGCCGGGTGCGGACCGTCGCGCGGCGCAAGCACGACCTCGACCTGTGGTTCCTCGTCACCGATCCTCTGGCCGTCGACGTGCCGCCGTTCGATGTCGACACGACGGACGCGAGGGCGCTGCCGGTCGGTGTGCGAGAGGACGGGCGACGCTACGACCTGAGCCTCCTCGGGACCCACGTGCTGGTCGTCGGCGCGACCGGGGCAGGCAAGGGATCGGTCCTGTGGTCGATCGTCGCAGCGCTCGGGCCGGCGCTGCGTGACCGCACAGCCCAGGTATGGGCCCTCGACCCGAAGGGCGGCATGGAGCTCGGCGGCGGCCGGCTGCTGTTCGAGCGCTTCGTCTACGGCGATCCCGAGGACGAGGCAGTGTACGAGCTGGACTTCGCGCGGACTCTCGAGGACGCGGTGGAGATGATGCGCCGGCGCCAGTCGCAGCTGCGCGGCGTCGCCCGGCTGCACACGCCCTCCCCCGACGAGCCGCTGATCGTCATCCTCGTCGACGAGCTCGCGAGCCTGACGGCCTACGTCACCGACCGCGACGCCAAGCGCCGCATCGGCTCCGCGCTCGCGCTGCTGCTATCCCAGGGCAGGGCCGTCGGAATCAGCGTCGTTGCGGCCGTGCAGGACCCACGCAAGGAGGTCGTGATCGTGCGCGACCTCTTCCCGACACGCATTGCACTGCGCCTCTCGGAGGCCGAGCAGGTCTCGCTGGTTCTCGGCGCGGGAGCCCGGGATCGCGGTGCCCGGTGCGACGAGGTCCCCGAATCCCTGCCGGGCATCGCGTACGTGGGGATCGATGGCGTCGCTGAGCCGGTCCGCGTCCGGTTCTCGCACATCACCGACGCCGACATCACCGGACTGGTGACTCGCTTCCGGACGGTCGCCGCGGCGTCGCCCGTCGTCGAGGAAGGCGCGGCGTGA
- a CDS encoding WhiB family transcriptional regulator: MPADRPDTLWMIDAACGRRLDLPWLADSTKVAPDDVLTMREVCRHCPVFGHCRDFAHRVGASGGFWAGTSYDARTRAFPGLGDVA; encoded by the coding sequence ATGCCTGCGGACCGCCCCGACACGCTGTGGATGATCGACGCAGCGTGCGGCCGGCGCCTGGACCTGCCCTGGCTGGCGGACTCCACGAAGGTTGCCCCGGACGACGTGCTCACGATGCGTGAGGTCTGCCGGCACTGCCCCGTCTTCGGCCACTGCCGGGACTTCGCGCACCGCGTGGGTGCCTCGGGCGGCTTCTGGGCCGGGACCTCCTACGACGCGCGCACGCGCGCCTTTCCCGGGTTGGGGGACGTGGCATGA
- a CDS encoding replication initiator has product MRSIVIDDDVIRELAIEQAVCVRPVMRRVTDRATGEVTTVPIRCGVTRDSVCPSCAAKARRLRMTQCAEGWHTDAEPAVPEHERADEQSVGTLDDESAETEADEPRQTRSTRRRADAPDLPTRPTDPRTIGRVFTTPDGKTYRPSMFVTLTLPSYGKVRPHLGVPVDPARYDYRRAALDALHFPKLLDRWVQNLRRCAGYQCQYFGAVEAQRRLAPHFHAAIRGAIPRATVREVTRATYLQLWWPPMGDPVYVRRVPIWADEQYRDPNTGAALPTWDEAIAALDDDPDARPAHVMRLGQQVDVKGILGGTPDADRTVRYLTKYLTKAVAETYADDQGDDSAYEAHIDRLHEHVRWLPCSKECANWLRFGVQPHDAGPGLVPGQCASKAHDRDHLGVGGRRVLVSRRWSGKTLTEHKADRAAVVRAALEAAGIEPPAANRMAAETLHQDGRPRFVWDDVPLSQYDYGRVVMATVIEARRWRAQYDRAKELLAGTDPPVDNDSATASVRARSMRPALTEGI; this is encoded by the coding sequence ATGAGAAGCATCGTGATCGACGACGACGTGATCCGCGAGCTCGCGATCGAGCAGGCCGTGTGTGTGCGCCCGGTGATGCGCCGGGTCACCGACCGGGCGACAGGTGAGGTGACGACCGTGCCGATCCGGTGCGGGGTCACCCGGGACTCCGTGTGCCCGAGCTGCGCCGCAAAGGCACGCCGGCTGCGGATGACGCAGTGCGCCGAGGGCTGGCACACCGACGCCGAACCGGCCGTACCGGAGCACGAGCGCGCCGACGAGCAATCCGTCGGAACGCTCGACGACGAGAGCGCCGAGACCGAGGCGGACGAGCCGCGCCAGACACGGTCGACCCGGCGCCGCGCCGACGCCCCGGACCTGCCGACGAGGCCGACCGACCCGCGCACGATCGGACGGGTGTTCACCACGCCGGACGGCAAGACCTACCGGCCGTCAATGTTCGTGACGCTAACCCTGCCGTCCTACGGCAAGGTCCGCCCGCACCTGGGCGTCCCCGTGGACCCTGCCCGGTACGACTACCGCCGCGCTGCGCTCGACGCCCTGCACTTCCCGAAGCTGCTCGACCGGTGGGTGCAGAACCTGCGCCGGTGCGCCGGCTACCAGTGCCAGTACTTCGGTGCCGTCGAGGCTCAGCGACGCCTCGCCCCGCACTTCCACGCCGCCATCCGCGGCGCGATCCCCCGGGCGACAGTCCGGGAGGTGACCCGTGCGACGTACCTGCAGCTGTGGTGGCCACCCATGGGCGACCCGGTCTACGTCCGCCGCGTACCGATCTGGGCCGACGAGCAGTACCGCGACCCCAACACCGGAGCGGCGCTGCCCACGTGGGACGAGGCGATCGCTGCCCTCGACGACGACCCGGACGCACGGCCTGCGCACGTGATGCGCCTCGGGCAGCAGGTCGACGTCAAGGGCATCCTCGGCGGCACCCCGGACGCCGACCGCACCGTGCGCTACCTGACCAAGTACCTGACGAAGGCGGTCGCCGAGACCTACGCCGACGACCAGGGGGACGACTCGGCGTACGAGGCGCACATCGATCGCCTGCACGAGCACGTGCGCTGGCTGCCGTGCTCGAAGGAGTGCGCGAACTGGCTCCGCTTCGGCGTGCAGCCTCACGACGCCGGCCCCGGCCTCGTCCCGGGGCAATGCGCGTCCAAAGCGCACGACCGCGACCACCTCGGCGTCGGCGGGCGACGGGTCCTGGTGTCCAGGCGCTGGTCCGGCAAGACCCTCACGGAGCACAAGGCGGACCGTGCCGCGGTGGTGCGCGCCGCGCTGGAGGCCGCCGGCATCGAGCCGCCCGCGGCGAACCGGATGGCCGCCGAGACGCTGCACCAGGATGGCCGCCCGCGGTTCGTCTGGGACGACGTTCCGCTGTCCCAGTACGACTACGGCCGCGTCGTCATGGCCACCGTCATCGAGGCGCGCCGATGGCGAGCGCAGTACGACCGCGCCAAGGAACTCCTGGCGGGCACCGATCCGCCTGTGGACAACGATTCGGCAACCGCGAGCGTGCGGGCCCGCAGCATGCGACCCGCGCTGACTGAAGGGATCTGA
- a CDS encoding helix-turn-helix transcriptional regulator — MSARTKSAAVRTELPVMLTSYEVARVLQVSPSTLCRWRQTGQGPRVTWLTPNCPRYAKDDVDAWLARMAA, encoded by the coding sequence ATGAGCGCACGAACGAAGTCCGCCGCGGTCCGGACGGAGCTGCCGGTGATGCTGACGAGCTACGAGGTGGCCCGGGTGCTGCAGGTGTCGCCGTCGACGCTGTGCCGCTGGCGGCAGACCGGCCAGGGGCCGCGGGTCACGTGGCTGACGCCGAACTGCCCGCGGTACGCCAAGGACGACGTCGACGCGTGGCTGGCGAGGATG